One genomic segment of Pirellulales bacterium includes these proteins:
- a CDS encoding ImmA/IrrE family metallo-endopeptidase produces the protein MNHGITAPSVDVERIARDEGIKVVREYANDRSISGFLDRRSAVPIIGVNRHHLENRQRFTIAHELGHHFLHSESLYFDDRVLRFRDAESSEGINTDEMEANLFAAELLMPKEFLEDYFSNHILDINDDEAIEDLAKEYKVSPQSLMYRLNYLDLA, from the coding sequence TTGAATCACGGAATTACTGCGCCTTCTGTAGACGTCGAACGAATCGCAAGAGATGAAGGCATCAAAGTTGTAAGAGAATACGCTAACGATAGATCTATTTCAGGGTTTCTGGATCGTCGCAGCGCAGTTCCGATAATCGGTGTCAACAGGCATCACCTCGAGAATCGGCAACGTTTCACGATCGCCCATGAGCTTGGGCACCATTTTCTTCATAGTGAATCCCTATATTTCGATGACCGAGTCTTACGATTCAGAGATGCCGAATCCAGTGAAGGCATTAACACTGATGAAATGGAGGCGAATCTATTTGCTGCTGAACTACTAATGCCGAAAGAGTTTCTCGAGGATTATTTCAGCAATCATATACTTGACATCAATGATGATGAAGCGATTGAGGATTTGGCCAAAGAGTATAAAGTAAGCCCTCAATCGTTAATGTATCGATTGAACTATCTCGACTTGGCCTGA
- a CDS encoding type II toxin-antitoxin system PemK/MazF family toxin, translated as MHPDDIYLASFPFGDAPGMKLRPVLLLTDRLGSVPEVVVAYISSVIPAVLLPTDLVIDPVNPDGASTNLKTKSVLRLHKLATIHASAIVRRLGAISAKTSTEVDGKLRALFQL; from the coding sequence ATGCACCCTGACGATATTTATTTGGCCAGCTTTCCCTTTGGCGACGCTCCGGGCATGAAGCTGCGGCCTGTGTTGTTGCTGACTGACCGTTTGGGCAGCGTGCCGGAAGTGGTGGTGGCATATATTTCGTCAGTGATTCCGGCGGTTCTGTTGCCGACCGATCTTGTGATTGATCCTGTGAATCCCGACGGTGCATCAACCAATCTCAAAACCAAGTCGGTCCTTCGATTGCACAAACTAGCAACCATTCATGCCAGTGCGATTGTTCGTCGGCTGGGCGCTATCTCAGCGAAAACAAGTACCGAAGTTGACGGCAAGCTACGCGCGCTGTTTCAGTTGTAA
- a CDS encoding DUF1810 domain-containing protein: MFDFQRFLDAQEHVYPRVVAELRAGQKRSHWMWFIFPQIAGLGRSATAQKFAIASLAEAQAYAAHPVLGPRLRECTELVLNIDNRPIDEIFAYPDHLKFHSCMTLFQTATQHYPETHSQDAVPDDNTVFAAALTKYFSGHPDANTLAILGV; encoded by the coding sequence ATGTTTGATTTCCAACGTTTTCTCGACGCCCAAGAGCACGTGTACCCGCGCGTCGTCGCAGAACTCCGCGCCGGCCAAAAACGCAGCCACTGGATGTGGTTTATTTTTCCGCAAATCGCCGGTCTAGGCCGCAGCGCCACGGCCCAAAAATTTGCCATCGCCTCATTGGCCGAAGCGCAAGCCTACGCCGCCCACCCGGTGCTCGGCCCACGCCTGCGCGAATGCACCGAGCTTGTGCTAAACATCGACAACCGCCCGATCGACGAGATCTTCGCCTACCCCGACCATCTGAAATTCCATTCTTGCATGACGCTCTTCCAAACCGCGACGCAGCATTACCCTGAAACTCACTCCCAAGACGCCGTACCCGACGATAACACGGTATTCGCCGCCGCCCTTACCAAATACTTCTCCGGCCACCCCGACGCCAACACACTGGCCATATTGGGCGTATAA
- the proC gene encoding pyrroline-5-carboxylate reductase, which translates to MLKQTVGFIGAGQMARALARGFTTAGLLAETQMVAADPVAAALAEFQRLLPGCSTERENAEVARRSDIMVLAVKPQQAKTALAELRGALGKDKLVISIVTGIRLQALAEGLGPCRLVRVMPNTPCLVGQSASAYCLGPGATQADAELVAQLLGSVGVAIQLDEKLLDAVTGLSGSGPAYVYLMIEALADGGVRLGLPREVALKLAAQTVKGAAEMVLTTGDHPGVLKDRVASPGGTTIAGLHVMENHGVRGALISAVEAAARRATELANG; encoded by the coding sequence ATGCTCAAGCAAACGGTTGGATTTATTGGAGCAGGACAAATGGCGCGAGCGCTGGCTCGTGGATTTACCACCGCCGGTTTGCTAGCAGAAACGCAAATGGTGGCTGCCGATCCGGTGGCCGCGGCCCTGGCGGAATTCCAGCGTTTGCTGCCGGGGTGCAGTACGGAGCGCGAGAATGCCGAGGTTGCCCGGCGCAGCGACATCATGGTGCTGGCCGTCAAGCCGCAACAAGCCAAAACCGCGCTGGCCGAGCTGCGCGGCGCCCTGGGAAAAGACAAATTGGTAATCTCCATCGTGACGGGCATCCGCTTGCAGGCACTAGCGGAAGGGTTGGGGCCGTGTCGATTGGTGCGCGTGATGCCGAATACGCCGTGCCTGGTGGGGCAAAGCGCCAGTGCGTACTGCTTGGGACCCGGCGCTACCCAGGCGGACGCCGAGCTGGTGGCCCAACTGCTGGGCTCGGTAGGCGTGGCCATACAGTTGGATGAAAAACTTTTGGATGCGGTCACCGGATTGTCCGGCTCGGGTCCGGCATACGTGTACCTGATGATTGAAGCATTGGCCGATGGGGGCGTACGGCTGGGACTTCCACGGGAAGTCGCTCTGAAATTGGCGGCTCAAACCGTGAAAGGGGCGGCGGAAATGGTGCTGACGACGGGCGATCATCCGGGCGTGCTCAAGGACCGCGTTGCCAGTCCCGGCGGAACGACGATTGCCGGCCTGCACGTCATGGAAAACCACGGCGTACGGGGAGCGTTGATTTCCGCCGTTGAAGCGGCGGCCCGCCGCGCAACGGAATTGGCAAACGGCTAA
- a CDS encoding DUF971 domain-containing protein, whose protein sequence is MSSTSSHPIKLSRTGENALIIDWSDGARRQYSFRELRDACPCATCREKRSAAPPSANLLPVLSAAEALPLQIAKMEPVGNYAYSIEFSDGHSTGIYTLDLLRQLGQESN, encoded by the coding sequence ATGAGTTCTACGTCATCTCATCCGATTAAACTGTCTCGCACGGGCGAAAATGCCTTAATCATCGATTGGAGCGATGGCGCGCGCCGCCAGTATTCGTTCCGCGAACTGCGCGATGCCTGCCCGTGTGCCACTTGCCGAGAAAAACGTTCCGCAGCCCCGCCATCCGCCAACTTGTTGCCCGTGCTGTCGGCAGCAGAAGCCCTGCCGCTGCAAATCGCTAAGATGGAGCCCGTGGGAAATTACGCTTACTCCATCGAATTCAGCGACGGCCACAGCACCGGCATTTATACCTTGGACCTGCTGCGGCAGTTGGGTCAAGAAAGCAACTAG
- a CDS encoding AMP-binding protein, with protein sequence MTPTTAAERRRLESLPRAELEQYQLLRLNALLDQILPANQFYAQKLARMKRPVDSLAEFARWPFTFKEELVVSASGGDTARNHTWPRERYSRFHQTSGTSGRPLAVLDTPDDWQWVLQCWQYVLDAANIRAGDRVLMAFSFGPHIGFWGAYESFCQRGALVIPTGGMSSLQRLDLARHNEPTVLCCTPSYALHLAEVAGHHDLDVAQFGVRVLVLAGEPGGSVPAVRARLQQLWNAQVHDHCGATEVGPWGFGDSQGQGLYVVEAEYIAEFLSLATGGPAEDSEEAELVITNLGRAGCPVLRYRTGDVVRPTWRHPGTNRFVLLNGGVLGRNDDMLVVRGVNVFPSSIDHILRSFPEVVEYRATVYKVSEMDRLRIEVEDRLQQPDRIMQEFKLRIGLRVEVETVPLGSLPRFEGKGKRFIDKRERRG encoded by the coding sequence ATGACACCCACGACTGCTGCTGAACGTCGCCGCTTGGAATCGTTGCCCCGCGCCGAGTTGGAGCAATATCAACTGCTGCGGCTCAATGCGCTGCTGGACCAGATCTTGCCCGCCAATCAGTTTTACGCGCAAAAGCTGGCCCGGATGAAACGGCCCGTAGATTCGCTGGCGGAGTTCGCACGCTGGCCGTTCACGTTCAAAGAGGAACTTGTCGTTTCGGCCAGCGGCGGTGATACAGCCCGCAACCACACCTGGCCGCGGGAGCGATATTCTCGCTTTCATCAAACTTCCGGCACCAGCGGTCGGCCTTTGGCCGTGCTCGATACGCCCGACGATTGGCAATGGGTGCTGCAGTGCTGGCAATACGTGCTGGACGCGGCGAACATTCGCGCCGGCGATCGCGTGTTGATGGCCTTTTCGTTCGGCCCGCACATCGGCTTTTGGGGCGCGTATGAATCGTTTTGCCAGCGCGGGGCGTTGGTTATTCCCACCGGCGGCATGAGCTCGCTGCAACGCTTGGATTTGGCCCGCCACAATGAGCCCACGGTGTTGTGTTGCACCCCCAGTTATGCTTTGCATTTGGCTGAAGTGGCGGGACATCACGATCTGGACGTCGCACAATTCGGCGTGCGAGTCTTGGTTTTAGCGGGCGAACCGGGCGGATCAGTGCCGGCCGTTCGCGCCAGGCTGCAACAATTATGGAACGCGCAGGTTCACGATCACTGCGGTGCCACCGAAGTGGGTCCCTGGGGATTCGGCGATTCGCAAGGTCAAGGATTATACGTGGTCGAAGCCGAGTACATTGCCGAGTTTCTGTCGTTGGCCACTGGTGGCCCGGCGGAAGATAGCGAAGAAGCGGAATTGGTCATCACCAATTTGGGTCGAGCCGGTTGTCCCGTGTTGCGCTATCGCACTGGCGACGTGGTGCGACCCACCTGGCGGCATCCAGGAACCAACCGCTTCGTGTTGCTTAATGGCGGCGTATTGGGACGCAACGACGACATGCTGGTGGTTCGCGGCGTCAATGTGTTTCCCAGCAGCATAGACCATATTTTGCGCAGCTTTCCCGAAGTGGTGGAGTACCGCGCCACGGTGTACAAAGTTTCCGAAATGGACCGCTTGCGGATCGAAGTGGAAGATCGACTGCAACAGCCCGATCGAATTATGCAGGAATTTAAATTGCGGATTGGGCTGCGCGTCGAGGTAGAAACCGTTCCCTTGGGTTCGCTGCCCCGATTCGAAGGAAAAGGGAAGCGATTTATTGACAAGCGGGAGCGGCGAGGATGA
- a CDS encoding PQQ-binding-like beta-propeller repeat protein, with translation MISRRTMLGACLCVWLTGAAAYAQQWTRFRGPNGQGQSEAAATIPIQWTESDYNWKVELPGVGHSSPVVWGDKVFVTGADPDTATRHVLCLSAKDGQKIWQKDFPGTKYHVHAQNNFAVSTPALDDKRIYLAWASADEFTLQALTHDGDEVWKINLGPFISQHGFGTSPIVVDDEVIITNDQEGDQRFLIAVDSATGQERWKIPRKYADNRQNASYATPCILDTPTGRELIVCSWAYGITSHDLKTGAVNWEAPVFKLRPVGSPVLADGLILANCGEGQEGKGNNMVVAIKPGNKDGSPYQLVYSIPKSSAPYVTTICTAGDLAFLWGDGGIVSCIDVPTGKVHWRQRVGGIFYGSPVRVGDRIYCISLDGDVVVLAAADEYKQLARNPLGEGSQATPAIADGKMYLRTLSHLISIGGK, from the coding sequence ATGATTTCTCGCCGCACGATGCTTGGGGCTTGTCTGTGCGTCTGGTTGACCGGCGCAGCGGCATATGCCCAACAGTGGACGCGCTTCCGTGGTCCCAACGGCCAGGGGCAAAGCGAAGCGGCGGCAACCATTCCCATCCAATGGACCGAAAGCGACTATAACTGGAAAGTGGAGCTGCCGGGCGTGGGGCATTCGTCGCCGGTTGTTTGGGGCGACAAGGTGTTTGTCACCGGCGCCGATCCCGATACCGCCACGCGCCATGTGCTGTGTCTTAGCGCCAAAGATGGACAAAAAATTTGGCAGAAAGATTTTCCCGGAACCAAATATCACGTCCACGCGCAAAACAACTTTGCCGTCAGCACGCCGGCTTTGGACGACAAGCGGATTTATTTGGCCTGGGCCTCGGCCGACGAGTTCACCCTGCAGGCGTTAACCCACGATGGCGATGAAGTGTGGAAAATCAATCTGGGACCATTCATCAGCCAGCACGGCTTTGGCACTTCGCCGATTGTGGTGGACGACGAGGTCATCATCACCAACGATCAAGAAGGCGATCAACGATTTCTGATTGCCGTTGACTCGGCCACCGGGCAAGAGCGCTGGAAAATTCCTCGCAAGTACGCCGACAACCGCCAGAATGCTTCGTATGCCACCCCCTGTATCCTCGATACGCCGACCGGCCGCGAACTCATCGTCTGCAGTTGGGCCTACGGCATCACCAGCCACGATTTGAAAACCGGCGCCGTGAATTGGGAAGCGCCGGTGTTCAAACTGCGGCCCGTCGGTTCGCCCGTCTTGGCCGACGGTTTGATTTTAGCCAACTGTGGCGAGGGGCAGGAGGGCAAGGGAAATAACATGGTCGTGGCCATCAAGCCCGGCAACAAAGATGGCAGCCCGTACCAATTGGTCTACAGCATTCCCAAATCGTCGGCGCCGTATGTGACCACCATTTGCACCGCCGGCGATTTGGCGTTCCTGTGGGGCGACGGCGGAATTGTCAGTTGCATCGACGTGCCCACGGGCAAAGTTCACTGGCGGCAGCGGGTGGGCGGAATTTTTTACGGTTCCCCGGTCCGCGTGGGCGACCGAATCTATTGCATCTCCCTCGATGGCGATGTGGTCGTGCTGGCCGCCGCGGACGAATATAAGCAGCTGGCGCGCAATCCGCTGGGCGAAGGCAGCCAGGCCACCCCCGCCATCGCCGACGGCAAAATGTACCTCCGCACCCTGTCGCATCTGATTTCCATCGGCGGGAAATAA
- the trpD gene encoding anthranilate phosphoribosyltransferase, translating to MLTETLGRLAAGENLSQSEATAVFDAVMEGHVPEEQIALLLTALRAKGETVDEIAGAAASLRKQMTPIRTRHSIVIDTCGTGGGGSKLFNISTAAALVTAATGTPVAKHGNRAVTSRTGSADVLAALGVNIAAEVTCVERCLNELGICFCFAPLVHPSMKRVAEVRRRLGMPTIFNLLGPLCNPAGAPFQLLGVGRPESRPVMAQALAKLGTKHAVVVSGGEGLGEVNIAGPTEATEVMADGSIREFQWIPSLFGLPTADSLDSLVVKNAEQSAEMIREVLAGKPGPARDIVIANSAAATWIAGSETTLQTAASRAKMIIDNGAASRTLANLVAMTNATR from the coding sequence ATGCTTACAGAAACGCTTGGTCGCCTGGCGGCCGGGGAAAACTTATCGCAGTCTGAGGCGACCGCCGTTTTCGACGCGGTGATGGAAGGTCACGTACCCGAGGAGCAAATCGCCCTGCTCTTGACCGCGCTGCGAGCCAAAGGCGAAACGGTTGACGAAATTGCCGGTGCGGCAGCTTCGCTGCGGAAGCAGATGACGCCAATTCGCACGCGGCATTCCATTGTAATCGACACCTGCGGCACCGGCGGCGGCGGTTCGAAGCTGTTCAACATCAGCACGGCGGCGGCGCTGGTGACGGCCGCTACAGGGACGCCAGTCGCCAAGCATGGCAATCGAGCGGTAACCAGCCGCACTGGGTCGGCCGACGTATTGGCCGCTTTGGGCGTCAACATTGCGGCCGAGGTAACCTGCGTGGAGCGTTGTCTCAATGAATTGGGGATTTGTTTTTGCTTTGCGCCGCTGGTACACCCTTCGATGAAGCGGGTGGCTGAAGTTCGCCGCCGCTTGGGTATGCCCACCATCTTCAATTTGCTAGGGCCCTTGTGCAACCCGGCGGGCGCTCCGTTTCAATTGCTGGGTGTCGGCCGGCCAGAGTCGCGGCCAGTCATGGCTCAAGCATTGGCTAAGTTGGGCACCAAGCATGCAGTGGTTGTTAGCGGTGGCGAAGGACTTGGCGAAGTGAATATCGCTGGTCCGACGGAGGCGACGGAAGTGATGGCTGATGGCAGCATTCGCGAATTTCAGTGGATTCCCAGCCTGTTCGGTTTGCCGACGGCCGATTCGCTCGATTCGCTGGTTGTGAAAAACGCGGAACAAAGCGCCGAGATGATCCGCGAAGTTTTGGCAGGCAAGCCCGGACCTGCGCGCGACATCGTGATTGCGAATAGCGCAGCAGCCACGTGGATTGCTGGAAGCGAAACAACGTTGCAGACTGCGGCCAGCAGGGCAAAGATGATCATCGATAACGGGGCCGCGAGCCGCACACTCGCCAATCTCGTCGCAATGACAAACGCAACACGATGA
- a CDS encoding heavy metal translocating P-type ATPase — protein MSEQHHHKLGHANRLPTAGGEKVRDPVCGMLIDPARAAGKFEYQGQTYYFCNPGCLKKFQAQPDVYLSSVPVASGPQLSVLQPARGIAVHALHPHPSPLPKGEGAKASVQFTCPMHPEVRQNGPGSCPICGMALEPQNVIVGEEANPELADMSRRFWISMALSAPLLVVAMLDMLPGMPLQHWFGAATLRWIEFALATPVVLWAGLPFFQRGWQSVVHRSPNMFTLIAMGTGAAYGFSVVAAFAPGWFPESLRGHNGQVEVYFEAAAVIITLVLLGQVLELRARGQTSSAIRALLGLAPKTARRMNADGSEHDVPLDQVQVGDRLRVRPGEKVPVDGEVLEGASSVDESMITGEPIPVEKQTGDRVTGGTVNGTGSLVMQAQRVGSETLLAQIVRMVSEAQRSRAPIQRLADVVAAWFVPAVIGVAILTFTLWSTVGPEPRLAYALVNAVAVLIIACPCALGLATPMAIMVGTGRGAMAGVLVKNAEALEVLEKVDVLVVDKTGTLTEGKPRLMTVEGAGSRAQEAGYKAATVGSADDKSDEQLLRLAAALEKASEHPLAAAIVTGAQERQLAVPDVVKFRSITGKGVTGNIENHDAALGNVKLLEELRIAVPKAALDRAETLRRDGQTVMFVAIDGTLTGLLSVADPIKASTPEAIGFLHADGVRIVMLTGDSRTTAQAVAKKLGIDEVLAEVAPGEKGNAIKHLQSEGHIVAMAGDGINDAPALAQAQVGIAMGTGTDVAMESAGLTLVKGDLRGIAKARRLSRGVMRNIRQNLFFAFVYNALGVPIAAGVLYPIFGHAALLNPMIAAAAMSFSSVSVISNALRLRRLAL, from the coding sequence ATGAGCGAACAACATCATCACAAGCTTGGCCATGCCAACAGGCTGCCGACGGCCGGCGGCGAAAAAGTGCGCGATCCGGTGTGCGGCATGCTGATCGATCCGGCTCGCGCCGCGGGCAAGTTCGAATATCAGGGCCAGACATATTATTTTTGCAATCCCGGCTGCCTGAAAAAATTCCAAGCGCAGCCGGATGTGTATTTGTCTTCCGTCCCGGTCGCCAGCGGACCACAGCTTTCCGTTTTGCAGCCAGCACGCGGAATAGCGGTTCATGCATTGCACCCTCACCCCAGCCCTCTCCCAAAGGGAGAGGGAGCAAAAGCGAGTGTTCAATTCACGTGCCCCATGCACCCGGAAGTGCGGCAAAACGGGCCGGGAAGCTGCCCGATTTGCGGCATGGCGTTAGAGCCGCAAAATGTCATCGTTGGGGAAGAAGCCAATCCTGAACTTGCCGATATGTCGCGCCGTTTCTGGATTAGCATGGCATTGAGTGCGCCGCTACTAGTTGTTGCGATGCTCGACATGCTGCCTGGGATGCCGCTGCAACATTGGTTCGGCGCGGCTACGCTGCGGTGGATCGAGTTTGCCCTGGCCACGCCGGTCGTGCTATGGGCGGGGCTGCCGTTTTTCCAGCGCGGTTGGCAATCGGTGGTACATCGCTCGCCTAACATGTTCACGCTGATTGCCATGGGCACGGGCGCCGCATACGGCTTCAGCGTGGTGGCCGCGTTTGCGCCGGGATGGTTTCCGGAATCGTTGCGCGGGCACAACGGACAAGTTGAAGTTTATTTTGAAGCGGCCGCTGTGATTATCACGTTGGTGCTGTTGGGGCAAGTTTTGGAATTGCGAGCGCGGGGGCAAACTTCCAGCGCCATTCGCGCATTGCTGGGATTAGCCCCCAAAACCGCACGTCGAATGAATGCCGATGGCAGCGAACACGATGTGCCGCTGGATCAGGTGCAAGTGGGCGATCGGCTGCGGGTGCGGCCTGGTGAAAAAGTGCCGGTGGACGGTGAAGTGCTGGAAGGCGCCAGCAGCGTGGATGAATCGATGATCACCGGCGAGCCAATCCCGGTGGAAAAACAAACCGGCGACCGTGTCACCGGCGGCACGGTCAACGGCACGGGTTCGCTGGTGATGCAGGCGCAGCGCGTCGGCAGCGAGACGTTGCTGGCGCAAATTGTTCGCATGGTGAGCGAGGCCCAGCGCAGCCGCGCGCCGATCCAGCGATTAGCCGATGTCGTGGCCGCATGGTTTGTGCCGGCGGTGATTGGCGTGGCGATTCTTACGTTCACCCTTTGGTCGACCGTGGGGCCGGAGCCACGATTGGCTTACGCTTTGGTCAATGCGGTGGCGGTTTTGATCATTGCTTGTCCTTGTGCCTTGGGACTGGCAACGCCGATGGCAATTATGGTAGGCACCGGACGGGGCGCCATGGCCGGCGTACTGGTGAAAAACGCGGAAGCATTGGAAGTGTTGGAAAAAGTCGACGTGCTAGTGGTCGATAAAACTGGCACGTTGACGGAAGGCAAACCACGATTGATGACGGTGGAGGGCGCAGGGAGCAGGGCGCAGGAAGCAGGATATAAAGCCGCGACCGTTGGTAGCGCTGATGACAAGTCGGACGAACAACTCCTTCGCCTAGCCGCCGCGCTGGAAAAGGCCAGCGAGCATCCGTTGGCGGCGGCGATTGTTACCGGCGCCCAGGAAAGGCAACTCGCAGTTCCTGACGTCGTGAAGTTTCGTTCCATCACCGGAAAGGGCGTGACGGGAAACATCGAAAATCACGATGCGGCGCTCGGCAACGTCAAATTATTGGAAGAGTTGAGAATTGCCGTGCCGAAGGCTGCTTTGGATCGGGCGGAAACGCTGCGGCGCGATGGCCAAACCGTCATGTTTGTGGCCATCGACGGCACGTTGACCGGATTATTAAGCGTGGCCGATCCGATCAAAGCAAGTACGCCCGAGGCGATTGGGTTTCTGCACGCCGATGGTGTGCGGATCGTGATGCTGACGGGCGACAGCCGCACCACAGCCCAGGCAGTGGCAAAAAAATTGGGCATTGACGAAGTTCTAGCAGAAGTTGCTCCGGGCGAAAAAGGGAACGCGATTAAACATTTGCAGAGTGAGGGGCATATTGTGGCGATGGCCGGCGACGGAATCAACGATGCGCCGGCGCTAGCGCAAGCACAGGTGGGTATTGCGATGGGGACCGGCACGGATGTGGCGATGGAAAGCGCCGGACTGACATTGGTGAAAGGAGACTTGCGCGGCATTGCCAAAGCCCGGCGTCTGAGCCGCGGCGTGATGCGCAACATCCGTCAGAATTTGTTTTTCGCCTTCGTGTACAACGCATTGGGTGTGCCGATTGCAGCAGGAGTGTTGTATCCCATCTTCGGCCATGCTGCACTGTTGAATCCGATGATTGCCGCAGCGGCGATGAGCTTCAGCAGCGTTTCGGTGATCAGCAATGCCCTTCGCCTGCGGCGGCTTGCGTTGTGA
- a CDS encoding MBL fold metallo-hydrolase yields MPLQPQTADIRGQLIFLGTGTSVGVPCIGCGCPTCTSSDPKNQRTRCSLVLGLPEGNLLIDTPPDLRTQLLREKVGLVHSVLYTHDHADHVFGLDDLRLFPHYLGHALPVYCEDFVETRIRKSFDYAFAEDNHGYGGGVPQLDLRRISLEPFTLLGQPIIPIRLWHGKFRVLGFRIGNIAYCTDTNGIPPESFSQLNGLDVLILDALRPRPHVTHYSLDQAVEVAQRLRPKRTYFTHMCHDLEHAATNAMLPPSMELAYDGLRLELC; encoded by the coding sequence ATGCCCTTGCAACCGCAAACCGCTGATATTCGAGGTCAATTGATATTCCTGGGAACGGGGACATCGGTCGGGGTGCCTTGCATTGGCTGCGGCTGTCCAACTTGCACCAGCAGCGATCCGAAGAACCAGCGGACCCGTTGCTCGCTGGTGCTGGGTTTGCCCGAGGGGAATTTGTTGATCGATACTCCACCAGACTTGCGCACTCAATTGTTGCGCGAGAAAGTTGGTCTGGTGCATTCGGTGCTATATACCCACGATCACGCCGACCACGTGTTCGGCCTGGACGATTTGCGGTTATTTCCGCACTACCTTGGTCATGCGCTGCCGGTGTACTGCGAAGATTTTGTGGAGACCCGAATTCGCAAATCGTTCGATTACGCCTTTGCCGAAGACAATCACGGCTACGGCGGCGGCGTGCCGCAGTTAGACCTGCGACGAATTTCGTTGGAGCCGTTTACACTCTTGGGCCAGCCGATCATTCCCATCCGCTTGTGGCATGGCAAGTTCCGAGTGCTCGGCTTTCGCATCGGCAATATCGCTTACTGCACCGATACCAACGGCATTCCACCGGAAAGCTTTTCGCAACTGAACGGGCTGGATGTGCTCATCCTCGACGCTTTGCGCCCACGACCGCACGTCACGCATTACAGCCTGGATCAGGCTGTGGAAGTTGCCCAGCGTTTGCGGCCCAAGCGCACCTACTTCACCCACATGTGCCACGATTTGGAGCACGCTGCCACCAACGCAATGCTGCCGCCGAGCATGGAATTAGCCTACGACGGCCTGCGGCTGGAACTGTGTTAG